In the genome of Triticum urartu cultivar G1812 chromosome 5, Tu2.1, whole genome shotgun sequence, one region contains:
- the LOC125510049 gene encoding cytochrome c oxidase assembly factor 5-like has translation MSKSCKGLAMELVKCLSETDCVKVQKRPYKECAGEKAPNITSECVGLRETYFNCKRGQVDMRARIRGNKGY, from the exons ATGTCGAAGTCGTGCAAGGGGCTAGCCATGGAGCTCGTCAAGTGCCTCAGCGAGACCGACTGCGTCAAG GTGCAGAAGAGGCCGTACAAGGAGTGCGCGGGGGAGAAGGCGCCCAACATCACCAGCGAGTGCGTCGGCCTGCGGGAGACCTACTTCAACTGCAAAAGGGGCCAG GTTGACATGCGAGCCCGGATACGTGGGAACAAGGGGTATTGA